The stretch of DNA TGAAACAAAgtgaatacttttttttttttttaagtgtatTTGGTGGttgttaagaaaattaataaaatttcattactTACAGTATTGCCATTGACAATTAGCCGAGACATGGCTAAATTAGCATCAACTAAAAATGACAACAATCaacaatcaacaataattgaaagaaaaagtaTATCTGGACGAAGATCAAAGTCATTGGATTGTCTTGTGATAGCTGAAAGTGAACCACCAACTCCTCGCTGTCCATCACCAACACCGAGTAGTGGAGTTGACAGTAACAAAGACAGTCcaattcaaattgaaaatattgacgGGACCAGTATTGGTATGTACCCGTTCATGTTAATATTCATATTCTctatagtaaaattttttcgaaattggCCGAATCAGAAAAAACTTCTCTggaaatcgaaaaaaatcatagaaaaattttttctcccctaaaattattttgactatTTTGAAATTTGCTTTGATGAACTAACATCTTCAATCCCTCCGATATGGTCTACTGGTTAGGATATCTGGCTTTCACCCAGAAGgtccgggttcgattcccggtaTCGGAATATTTTTTGCCTGGCAgaccaaaaaatttcattcaattgtTAGGAACTCTAGGGCTTTATTTTCctaagatgaattttttttattattataaatttttctctgcgaaaagtattatttttttcgatttcttTATGCCTTATTTAGTGATACAGTAGAATTCTTCTATACTAACATTTTCCATTGAATTGAAATCTGGCTCAAGTGTCGGGGAATCGTTTCCCTCACCACGCAATGTTCAATATATTCCGTCTATCTGTTGCGCCCACTCTATTCTTTCGAACACGAAAGTGGGAGAGCCTGCTATAGTAAATTGCAAGACTTTCAGCCCTGACTATGTCATTGTAGAGGGGTTGCACTGTACAGCGAGCATTGTTTTAAATGAAGCAACTTTAGTATTATGCTTCAAACACTCTCCGTTATGGTCTACTGGTTAGGATATCTGGCTCTCACCCAGAAGgtccgggttcgattcccggtaacggaattttttttgaatcctgtctatattttaattctgcaattttaaatattaaatgtaaaaaaaaatttttagctattttttttttttttttaacccacTGAAATTTAACTTTTCCTATATTTCTTGcaacttagaaaaaaattttattcatcgtTCCGAGCGAATTTGTTTTTAACGAAAATTTGTGAGAACCCGAACATCAACTACTCCGATATGGTCTACTGGTTAGGATATCTGGCTTTCACCCAGAAGgtccgggttcgattcccggtatcggaatatttttttgctatttttttatgtcggataattgaaataattataaatatagttaCTAACAAATTTTGCTGATTTCTagtagtaaatatattttattcccTTCAAAAgccaaacttttttttaaatcgctGATATCTTTGTtggatacaaaaaaatagagtcaaatctttttttagactacattattttgttataaaagcTCTAGCCGAGCTTTTTCTAAAAGCTCTCCGAACGTCTCCGTTATGGTCTACTGGTTAGGATATCTGGCTCTCACCCAGAAGgtccgggttcgattcccggtaACGGAATTTATTTTGCAGTTTTCTAGctagaattattttattgttactcagattacgttttttttttttaaactatggTACTGTTAAATTTTTGCGGAGACTTTTCTCCGTTAAATTTAGTCTTGTTTCGTAATTCTTCACATAGGAATTTTTCTTTCGCTCAGTATTACGTTATTCTCTatgaaacttttaaataatcgatCTTCAATTGTTAAAGTTATATTCCGGAAGACTTTTAATAGATggtattctaaaaaaaaaagactgtcGTAAAATTTGCTACTCTGAATTTTCCGAAGGTACAATTACAACTCCCTCCGATATGGTCTACTGGTTAGGATATCTGGCTTTCACCCAGAAGgtccgggttcgattcccggtatcggaatatttttttgcttctgattttttgcaaaaattagtgacaaaagtgataaaaaaccTTGGATCTGCTGACACCAACGATTACCAACTGCGCTAAAATGAATGATATTTACAATTTCCAGATTTTGTGGAGTGTGATAAAGAATGTTTAACCAATGAATCAAAGTTCTTCAACATAATAACAAACttcgaaaaaaacaaaaaaaatacgttttactgctaaatttaaatactcaaCTGGCATCCCACTGTTGGGCTACACGGCcgatgataataaatacttgacagaattataaattataatggtACTTGATATCACCATCCACATGCTATATTTTCAGAAACACCCTGgcgaaaatttttctccgatatttctccgatttttttttgtttttctccgATATTTCTACGTTTTTCTCCgtattactccgaatttctccgcaatatattgttgaagtaaaatttagaagaaaaatcgaagtaaatcgaaaaattatttattccgATTATCTCcgtcttttttcaattttctccgaatttcTACGATTTTTGTCCGTATTATCTTTAACTTTCTCcgtttttgtaatttttaaattttattttacttctcacctaattttaataaaattaaatatatttatagatcCAAATGATGCATCAGAACGACGATCAGTGATGGCAGGTGGAGGTGTTCGTGGTTGGCTACCCGACGTTGCTGTGGTTCTCTGGAAAAGAATGCTGTCAGCCCTGGGTGATGTCAACAACATTCAAGATCCTGTATTACACGGTCAAGTTATGGAATACTTGGTTCAGTTGACtcaaacattaattaaaattcgatTGAATCAAGGGGTATCTGGTGATAATCAATTGACACCACCAACACCAGAACTCATACCACCTCTAACAGTAATTGCACCGTGGTGTTTCAAAGCAATTCAACTCTCTCCCCGTTATGAAGTTGGAAAATTAGCAGCTTATCGTTTAATTTGCCTGTTGACAATTCAACCACTCGATATTAATTTGCCAAAAGCACATTTAACACTTTTTTATCGTGCAGTACATCATGGTATAACAAGCAATGACATAAAAGTTATTCATGCACTTGTCAAGTACACTGGTCCACGTTTATTTAGTCTAAATTTACCTGGTTCAAGTCTTTTAATTCTTGATTATATACATGCTGCAAATATTATACTAGAAAGTCAAGATGTCAATGCACCAAGAACTGAAGCAATATCAATACTTGGATCATTAATTTCTTTGCCAATGTCAACTGGTAAATTACCAGTATTACAACCAAATGGACCAGatattgaaacaataatttGTCCTGATGTtagagaattaattttaacaatattactTAGAAGCTGTAGACGTGAACCAACTGGTGTTGCACGATGTCTTGCATTGTCAAGTATATCAATGTTTGTTTATCGTGAATTgtcattaaaaacaaaacatccACGAGTACCAGAAGCTGTTACTGTACTTTTACAAGCACTTCGGGtgagtttaaatattttttttacaataagtATAAATAGAAATTAGTCTGTAGTTGGGTATTATTGTTTTCCTtgtaattagaaaataaataaattaaatatatggtGGTGATGGTAGCATATTGctggtgtgaaaaaaaaaaaaacttttggcTTGACAGAGAATACACAGAGCTGGTAGACGAAGGGATCAATTCAATGCACTATTTTCTTATCAGGTAGAAACTTGAACCACATTTGATGATTTACCAAGTTCCCTTCATAGGCATTGtctttgttttttgataaaatttgttgttgtcTAGCTTGTGtgtttgtatgtgtgtgttcTAATGCTTGTCCtgtattaattcaattgacaAAGTCTCTCACAACAGTGTCGGTTatcttttacaaaaaaaaatttacaataattataattaaataatttatttttctaggcTACTCATCCATCAGTTGCACAAGTTGCTTGTGATTCTTTGATATTATTCTGCGATAAGGCTGATGTACTACTTGAACTTTATCCAAAAGTTCCATGTAAAATAATAcaggtatttttaaattaatattaatgacaactcttgtatttaataattaattaattaaatataatttttaggtTTTTTCTGAAACATTGGATATAATGACACTACGTGAACGTCGTGATGCATTAACAACATCAATGTTATTTTGTTTGGGTGAATGGGCAATGCATTTAGGTCCAAAAGTTCTATTAAATACATtccaaaataaatcattactattaaatatattttccgtacttgataatattataaataataaatcaaataaacaagataataataataatataaataataaaacaaatgacatGGATAATTTTAATCCTGatataacaattgataatatttgtaatgataataatgataagacattgaaattttcaaattatcaaaCAATACAATTGTCAGCTAAAATGATTATGAtgcatttgataaatcatcttGGACATTTTCCAATGGGAATTGGTGCATCAAGATTATCATCAATGGTTGTTGAACTTGATGATGTACCAAATATTGAAGGTGATGAATTTTCATCAGCAATATTTCATCTAccaaatatacaattatttatgttatcaaattcaataataatgtcattaattgAGCTATCATCATTGGATAAAAATTGCATGACAAATGGTTTTATATCAGCTCCATCAATTGTCAGAACATTATTACGTGATTTAGCTGGTAAAGCTGCATGGGATTGTTCAATACTTTATTGTTTaccatttaatgaaaaaacaaatacaaatgatgatgatgatgatgatgatataaaaaaaacagataataatatattaaaaaataaaaatgaaaatagtaaTAGCAATATTACAAGTCcatttataatacaaaattcaCCACCACAACATTTAATGCGTCATCGTGATCCAACAGTACTTCcaacatatgaaaatgcaGCTAGTGATATGGATAGTTtagatgatttattaaattacattggTCATACAAGTCCAGAAGTATTAACAAATCCCGaaataacattaaattcaccatcaaatttatcaaaagtaaattgtcttgaaaatgaaacaatatctgtaattttaaatcaaagaaaTTCATCACgtgaatatattgaaaaatggaATGATAATATTGGTAATTGTGGTGTTATATCAAAACCACCATTATGTCAACCACCACCAGCACCATTTCATCAttgtagattattattttcacatcTTGGTTTAACTGGTTGggaacaaagaaaaaatttacatttattatcaaaaaatgaaaaattattacgtgAATTTAGAAATCTTGATGGTCAAAGATCAAGAGAAACTCATAAAATGGCTGTTATTTATGTTGGTAATGGACAAgaagataaaaattcaatacttgGTAATGTTAATGGtagtaaaatatatgaaaattttgtagCAAGATTAGCATGGGAAGTTGAACTTGAAAATCATAATGGTTTTTTGGGTGGTTTAATACCAGGTAAATCATCTGGTACAACAGCACCATATTATGCAACATCATTTACTGAAGTTATATTTCATGTTGCAACAAGAATGCCATCTGATTCACCAGAatcattattacaaaaaacaaGACATTTAGGAAATGATGAAATACATATTGTTTGGTCTGAACATTGGCGTGATTATAGACGTGATATTATACCAACTGAATTTTGTGatgtattaattgttatttatccattgccaaataaattatatagaattcaaatatcaagaaaaaatgagATACCATTTTTTGGACCACTTTTTGATGAATGTATTGTTGAAGATATTGTATTACCTGGTCTTGTTAGAACAACTGCACTTGCTGCTAGTAGAGCTAAAAGATCAACACTATCATTTTATCAACACTagtaagaatttttttattataatttttatgatatttgcttatttaaaaataataatacaatttatttattatagctATGAAGAACGTGCTCGTTCAATTGACATTGTCATGAGAAATTACAAAGAATCAACGACATTTGAGGAATTTGCTGCTAATGTTTATTCACCAATTCAACCAACTACATTATTTTCTGGTGCATCATCTGTTACTggtaataatttcattaataattgtaatttatttctatttattttattttatattatgcaTTTTTTTCAAGGTTCAATTACAAGTGTACAatcaacagcatcatcaaATTTAGCTGCAGCACTTTTAGACTCAAATCAAGGACGTCCAACATTACGAAATAATTCAGGATCAAGTGGTATTGATAATCGCACAAATAGAGGTGACTAAACCAATAAATTCACAAATGCactgctttaaaaaaaaatttatgcaagttagtattaaaaatgcaaagctctttttttttttaattattttatttctgctttaaatataatttttattattatttaaatttatctgcacacaattttatattgatattatgtTTAGATGAtatgtaattgatttttttattttagcatcTGATGGATCAAGAGTATGGTTCAGCACAGACACACAAGACAGTCCAGCTCTTCATGGAATTTCACCAcgtccattaaaaaaaatgtcatttaaaaCTGGCCCAAAACATCGAAACAATAATCAACAATCAACACCACCTGATAGTCCTcgatacaaataaatttaacaagctaaaaatgtaaaaaaacattttaacatCACACGAATATTATATTGTCAAAGCGTTTTATCACTTGACCTTGACTTGTTCTGTTTTCCGTCCTTagattataatttacataatttttttttattatttacaaatatctcaacaaaatttgtatttgtttttttttttttctttttctccgCACAATGATAAAtgcgataataatatttaatttattaaagttATTTTATGTGTaactgatgattttttttttttttaattttaaaaatgtactgacaaaaataattgacatcgTTGTTATTAGCAACAATCAAACTTAAAATTACTGACTAATAAACATtccgatagaaaaaaaaaataacatggaATGCATTTTAACGaagatgataattaatttttataaagtaaaattactttattttattgttttcaagtgattaaaaaagataaaaaaatgatttttaaaaatttaattatggcCAAAgcagcattatttttttgcaaattaaatTGCTGATTatagaatgaaaataataaaaaaaacattgtatgTATTGTACATAAGAAATTGCATTatcaaacttgaaaaataattattgaaaaaaaaaagaaaacaatatgaaaatcaaaaaaaaataattgaataaatatatagttaatattttaattaattaattaacagtggtataattatttgtgtttaaaaaaaaattaaattaacaaacttttcaagttttagacaaaaataattattgactaactaaatattaaaataattagatCTTGttcgtaatttaaaaataaaataacacaaaaaaaagaaaaacaaaaaaatgttaatttaataatatatgtatattgttgtacttaaatagtatttttaaataatcacttaacaatatataaattgaaaagaacttctttttttttttatggatataacaaatataataattaaatttatttaaataaataatatgaataattatttatttgatgaagttttttttttttttcttttggttttgaaatttgttttatcttgtttattatgttgaaaattcattattttatgattttgtttgttgaatttttttttttattgctgaGTAAATTATTGGGACACTTCTTCATTGCGTTTAGTTgctagaaataaataaaatcgaaatcgAAATCGTAAAAATGATCTATAATGCATGAAATACAGTTTGGCATTAGAAATTCATATCTTCATTAAATATCATATCTTCTAGGATTTTTTTACtctaaattgtttagaattctTCCTTCTATTAcggattaatttttcaagaaaatccTTCGTCGCGTTTAGTTgctagaaataaataaaatcgaaatcgtaaaaatgaaataatgcaGGTAATACGTTttgtttttagaaatttatatctttaccaaaaattatattcccCGGAATTTTTTTACTCTAAATTCTTTAGCATTCTTCCTTCTATTACACagtaaattttcaagaaaatccTTCCTCGCGTTTAGTTGctagaaataaatgaaatcgAAATCATACAAATGACATAATGCATGTAATACGTTTTGTCTTTAGAAATTCATATCTtcactaaaaattatatttttcggaattttttttctccaaattgtttagaattcttttttttatcgttgagtaaattttcaaaaaaatcctTCGTCGCGTTCGgttgctagaaaaaaaataacattaaaaatccaacaaaaattacaaatttccAGCTAATTGATTTTTGACATTtagatattgtaaaaaaattacaaattaaatccAAAAACTGACAAACTCCATTTCCTCttttgttgattataatttttttccattttcataCAAGTAACTAAGTTATGTACttgcatttatattattacatctttttattcaatggagaaaaaacaaattggcCCGCTAAAATAAAACTGCGCACGCATCACGCTCGTAAACTGTATTTGTGTGTATGCTTGtgtcaacaacaacaacaacaaagtaatttttaattatatcattcaaatatttattgtttaacaatattatctgtaataaaaaacaaagtgtTCATTgcatttctcttttttaatgttaaattaacaaacttacaaataaattaaacacaaatgtgtaaataaatataaatatgtgcTCTTGCAAATTTGGCAACCCTGTGGaaccacctttttttttttttttctacatttttcattgtttttcatAGTCAATCAAGTCGgcgttaaaatatataaataaataagcttTAGTTTAAATAGCTTTTAGATTAAATTACCAATtgatttaatcaaaattatttcgtaaattttgtgccaaaaaaaaaaacaatcatcatGAGTGATAGCGTAAGTAAACCAAATGtcattgtaataatatttttcctaCCTCAACTTAacctcaaaaaataaaaacaaaccttgattatttttgttattattaataataattaattttttgaaaattatagaTTGGCACAAGACATAAAATGTCTATAAAGGACAATCACATGAAGGCCAAACTTAgtggtaaatatattatttcaaaataacaaaaaaaaaaaaaacctttgtTTCATTATCCATTAactaaaagtataataatattttttttttaattagaattgGGTATGTATGAAGAAGGAATGCGTCGTGAAGAGATGGAGCAATTACTAATGGCTCTTGATTCTTCAAAAAATGATACATTATCTCAATCAACAGCTGGTGATGTTTCTCCACCTTCAGTAAGTTGatgttcaacaaaaaaataaaacactatTATCCagcatataattataaaaatttattacagttAGAAGCAGATTCATGTTTGAAACGTCAAACTTCAGTTGAATACGATGATCAAACACCAACAAGAAATCAACGTCCATGTGAATCAAAAAGCCAAGATGATAACACAATAGTTGATTCAGATGAAGATATATTTGatcataaaattgataataatgataaaaataatacaattaatcgTGCAACATCAACACCAAGTTATGCAAATATGCTACtacaaaaaaatgtcaataatagaacaatgaaaatgtttgcaaaaattgataattcaaataatgaaTTACGTCGTATGGATCCACTTGATCATGAAGATATTCCATATAAACCATTATTACCATTAAGAACAAATAATCCACCAACAAAACAAACAAGAATAACACTTATTAATAAAAGACCAATAATACCACTTGaggaatatgaaaaaatcaaaaaacatttGGATGATGTTATTACACAATGGAATAAATGGGAATTGGAAACATCAGATGAAGCTGAATTTCGTTGGGGGGCACCTATTCAGGTGTGTACCTCCAATCagacaataaattatcaaacaaattattaatttgtttgatttatattttattatttatttttcaattatatctcTTCCAATTAATGCCAAcgtttttatcaatttatatatattttttttaaatattttatctttaattaaaaGACATGTATCTTTAGCTTTAATTCAATGAATGTTggaccaaaaaaaaacaaaataatcattgaaaatattctaCACGGGCATGTggctattttataaaaacaaaaaataatttgtaatttattattctactctttattttcatatatatttactatatcatttaattaattgttttttttttttttttactttttttctttaatatatttatacaggtGATTTGTAATAATGGCAATATTATATTCTAATAAAtcgtaaatatatacacaaaaaaaagaaaaaaaaaaaaaaacaatagttaaatgaatgatttatttcaattgatatatatatttttttttttgatggttttCATAGGTTGGAGATGACAGTGCAGTCAATGAAAAACCACGAACAAgagcagcaacagcaacaacaacaacacgaGAAAgacgtgatgatgatgataataatgttgaaaattattatgaaaatacagGAGTTGCTCTTAGAATTGTTGATgatcataatgataatttaactcAACGTTCTTATGTAACACCAAGACGTCAAACAGCTAAAACTGATCCATATAAttttggtgatgatgatgatgacgatgataatACATTTCAATCACAAGCAAAACgacctaaaaataataatatgaatgcTAATAATTTAGCTTCGCTCAGAAATAGACCACCAATGAGAAGAAAAGGTATTGGACCTGGTAcaagtcaacaaaaaaaatatgatagtaatgaagatgatgatggtgatgaagaATGGTACGgtgaaggtaaaaaaaatgaaataaataaaagttttgaaaTACCAGAGGGtgaatatataagaaaaattccACCACCATCTAGAGCTAAATATGTAAGAAGTAGAAAAACAAATGCTAAATCAAATCCAttacaaataacaaaacaaaataataaaggtaataaaaaagttgatgtTGAAGAAATGGATATATCTGAATCACCAAAAAAACCAACTAAGGGACCATTAAAAGATGATCAAATAactgatttaattaatgatgatgatgatgatgacgatgatgaacaaaataatactccagatgatgttattgatgataatgatgaagatgaaacaAAATTAGCCAAAGCAAGATCACTCATTCCTgctcataataaattaaatcttagtcttacaattttaaaaaataaacaaaaatctcTAAAAGATCAAGAATTACGAGCTCAAGAAGAAGAAagaattaataaagaaaaagaagaagctgctaaaagagaaaaattaaatgctagaatgacaaaaaataataatttagaacgtgaaaaagaagaagaaagaaGATTAcgtaaagaaaaagaagataaaTATAGACAATCATTTCCAAAAATTGGTGGAGTTAGTGATAGAAATGAACTTAAATCTGATGGTGATACAATTCGTCCAGCACCAACTTCAAGTTGGGATCCCAAAGCAGTAGCTTTTCCTTTAGCAGtaagtataataattaaattttttactagcattaaacaaaaattaataaaaattaatatttttaatttagacaaATCGCAGTACACCAAATCAAAAAGCCAAAAATGTTAAGAAGGTCAATTGTCCAATATGTAACAAGCTATTTCCAGAGGCAGATGTTGCAGCTCATGCATCAACGTGTAATGAATTTTCAGATGGTAATCAACAAGAACCTGATGTTGAACTTGTCGGGACTTCTTCTGCTTCATCATCTAAACACGTATGTGGTATTTGTaacaattattcaacaaataatattaatgattatgCTGATCACCAACACaactgtaattttaaaatacattctaGGGACGGCGaaggtaattatttaataaatttattaacttttttattatttatttataaaattaagaaatatttttaaaaaaa from Aphidius gifuensis isolate YNYX2018 linkage group LG4, ASM1490517v1, whole genome shotgun sequence encodes:
- the LOC122855870 gene encoding protein PFC0760c-like isoform X1, coding for MSDSIGTRHKMSIKDNHMKAKLSELGMYEEGMRREEMEQLLMALDSSKNDTLSQSTAGDVSPPSLEADSCLKRQTSVEYDDQTPTRNQRPCESKSQDDNTIVDSDEDIFDHKIDNNDKNNTINRATSTPSYANMLLQKNVNNRTMKMFAKIDNSNNELRRMDPLDHEDIPYKPLLPLRTNNPPTKQTRITLINKRPIIPLEEYEKIKKHLDDVITQWNKWELETSDEAEFRWGAPIQVGDDSAVNEKPRTRAATATTTTRERRDDDDNNVENYYENTGVALRIVDDHNDNLTQRSYVTPRRQTAKTDPYNFGDDDDDDDNTFQSQAKRPKNNNMNANNLASLRNRPPMRRKGIGPGTSQQKKYDSNEDDDGDEEWYGEGKKNEINKSFEIPEGEYIRKIPPPSRAKYVRSRKTNAKSNPLQITKQNNKGNKKVDVEEMDISESPKKPTKGPLKDDQITDLINDDDDDDDDEQNNTPDDVIDDNDEDETKLAKARSLIPAHNKLNLSLTILKNKQKSLKDQELRAQEEERINKEKEEAAKREKLNARMTKNNNLEREKEEERRLRKEKEDKYRQSFPKIGGVSDRNELKSDGDTIRPAPTSSWDPKAVAFPLATNRSTPNQKAKNVKKVNCPICNKLFPEADVAAHASTCNEFSDGNQQEPDVELVGTSSASSSKHVCGICNNYSTNNINDYADHQHNCNFKIHSRDGEASGSQSDKSVIDVDDQDMDLGFKPISKLDNADLYNNQFKVKKPSGKSPVITNRKRKR
- the LOC122855870 gene encoding protein PFC0760c-like isoform X2, whose protein sequence is MSDSIGTRHKMSIKDNHMKAKLSELGMYEEGMRREEMEQLLMALDSSKNDTLSQSTAGDVSPPSLEADSCLKRQTSVEYDDQTPTRNQRPCESKSQDDNTIVDSDEDIFDHKIDNNDKNNTINRATSTPSYANMLLQKNVNNRTMKMFAKIDNSNNELRRMDPLDHEDIPYKPLLPLRTNNPPTKQTRITLINKRPIIPLEEYEKIKKHLDDVITQWNKWELETSDEAEFRWGAPIQVGDDSAVNEKPRTRAATATTTTRERRDDDDNNVENYYENTGVALRIVDDHNDNLTQRSYVTPRRQTAKTDPYNFGDDDDDDDNTFQSQAKRPKNNNMNANNLASLRNRPPMRRKGIGPGTSQQKKYDSNEDDDGDEEWYGEGKKNEINKSFEIPEGEYIRKIPPPSRAKYVRSRKTNAKSNPLQITKQNNKGNKKVDVEEMDISESPKKPTKGPLKDDQITDLINDDDDDDDDEQNNTPDDVIDDNDEDETKLAKARSLIPAHNKLNLSLTILKNKQKSLKDQELRAQEEERINKEKEEAAKREKLNARMTKNNNLEREKEEERRLRKEKEDKYRQSFPKIGGVSDRNELKSDGDTIRPAPTSSWDPKAVAFPLATNRSTPNQKAKNVKKVNCPICNKLFPEADVAAHASTCNEFSDGNQQEPDVELVGTSSASSSKHGRRSFRKSVR